A region of Pseudomonadota bacterium DNA encodes the following proteins:
- a CDS encoding J domain-containing protein: protein MDDPYKVLGVKRSASEEELRKTYRALAKKYHPDLNQGNKAAGEKFKEISAAWDILGDPAKKARYDRGEIDASGNERVHPFAGGGGRAHARGGHAGGFSSGFHAGGHDFGDIFENLFRGQGGPMHPRESRAEITVDFLDAAAGATRQVRLGTGKTLNMNIPAGTADGQILRLRGQGEGGGDLLLTVHVRPHPWFRREGDTILVEVPVTLAEAALGGRIRVPTITGAVEVMVPKGSNTGTVLRLRGKGIGGRGDQKVTLRVTLPDTVDRDLETFLGEWSGKHPYNPRKNME, encoded by the coding sequence ATGGATGACCCGTACAAGGTGCTGGGGGTAAAGCGCAGTGCTTCGGAGGAGGAGCTGCGCAAGACCTATCGCGCGCTGGCGAAAAAATATCATCCGGATCTGAACCAGGGCAACAAGGCCGCCGGGGAAAAATTCAAGGAAATCAGCGCAGCCTGGGACATCCTGGGCGATCCGGCCAAAAAGGCGCGCTATGACAGGGGCGAGATTGACGCCAGCGGGAACGAGCGGGTCCATCCTTTTGCCGGTGGGGGTGGAAGGGCCCATGCGCGGGGCGGGCATGCCGGCGGCTTTTCCAGTGGGTTTCACGCCGGGGGGCACGATTTCGGGGACATTTTCGAGAACCTGTTCCGGGGGCAGGGTGGTCCGATGCACCCGCGCGAAAGCCGGGCCGAAATTACCGTGGACTTTCTGGATGCTGCGGCGGGCGCAACCCGCCAGGTGCGCCTTGGCACCGGAAAAACCCTGAACATGAATATTCCGGCGGGAACGGCAGACGGCCAGATCCTGCGCCTGCGCGGGCAGGGGGAGGGAGGCGGCGACCTGCTGCTGACAGTCCATGTGCGTCCCCACCCCTGGTTCCGGCGCGAGGGCGATACCATCCTGGTGGAAGTTCCCGTAACGCTGGCCGAAGCGGCGCTGGGCGGACGTATCCGCGTGCCCACCATCACCGGCGCGGTGGAGGTCATGGTGCCCAAAGGCTCGAACACCGGGACTGTTCTGCGCCTGCGTGGCAAAGGCATCGGCGGGCGCGGAGACCAGAAAGTGACACTGCGGGTCACGCTGCCGGACACGGTCGACAGGGACCTGGAAACCTTTCTGGGTGAATGGTCCGGGAAACACCCCTATAATCCACGAAAGAACATGGAGTAG
- the tal gene encoding transaldolase codes for MTASSSRLDQLRKITTVVADTGDLDAVRTFQPTDCTTNPSLILKAVQMERYRPLVDEAIAWARKTGAKGEALVSETVDRLSVVFGVELSKLVPGLVSTEVDADLSFDAQGTMEKARRLLALYREKGLGQERILIKIAATWEGIEAARQLEKEGIRCNMTLLFSLAQAMACAQAGVFLISPFVGRIMDWHAKAQGRTFAAHEDPGVQTIRTIYAHYKSLGYKTVVMVAAFRNAGQVLELAGCDRMTIPPAQLEELAKTQGDVPVKLSPALVKDIPVRRMDLDEKAFRWAMNQDAMATEKLAEGIRNFAADLEKVKVIVRGLV; via the coding sequence ATGACCGCCTCTTCTTCCCGCCTGGACCAGCTGCGGAAAATTACCACCGTTGTAGCCGATACGGGCGATCTGGACGCTGTCCGGACCTTTCAGCCCACCGACTGCACCACCAATCCCAGCCTGATCCTGAAGGCTGTGCAGATGGAGCGGTACCGCCCGCTGGTGGACGAAGCCATCGCCTGGGCCCGGAAGACCGGCGCAAAGGGTGAAGCCCTGGTGTCGGAGACGGTGGATCGGCTTTCCGTGGTGTTCGGCGTCGAGCTGTCAAAGCTGGTGCCAGGGCTGGTGAGCACCGAGGTGGACGCCGACCTGTCCTTTGACGCGCAGGGAACCATGGAGAAGGCTCGCCGCCTGCTGGCCCTGTACAGGGAAAAAGGGCTGGGGCAGGAGCGCATCCTGATCAAGATCGCCGCGACCTGGGAAGGGATTGAGGCCGCACGGCAGCTGGAGAAAGAAGGTATCCGCTGCAACATGACCCTGCTGTTCAGCCTGGCCCAGGCGATGGCATGTGCTCAGGCTGGCGTGTTTCTGATCTCGCCTTTCGTGGGCCGCATTATGGACTGGCACGCAAAGGCGCAGGGACGCACCTTTGCGGCGCACGAAGATCCGGGCGTGCAGACCATCCGCACCATCTATGCGCACTACAAGAGCCTTGGATATAAGACAGTGGTTATGGTGGCAGCCTTCCGGAATGCCGGTCAGGTGCTGGAACTGGCAGGGTGCGACCGCATGACCATTCCTCCGGCACAGCTGGAGGAACTGGCGAAAACGCAAGGTGATGTTCCGGTAAAACTGTCCCCGGCCCTGGTGAAGGACATTCCGGTCAGACGCATGGACCTGGACGAGAAAGCCTTCCGCTGGGCCATGAACCAGGATGCCATGGCCACGGAAAAACTGGCTGAAGGAATTCGTAACTTCGCCGCCGACCTGGAAAAGGTGAAGGTGATCGTGCGGGGGCTCGTGTAG